Within the Myxococcota bacterium genome, the region AGCAGGACCCCGAGAGACAGGACTCGAATCATCGCACTCCCCCCGGGCGCGCAAGTTAGCGCGCGCGACTGGCCGCGCCTGCTTTCGAGCTATATTGAAATCTGTGAGTCGATTCAGGGGGCTGCCGCCGCTCGTGGCGTTCGTTGCGCTCGCCGCGCTGGCCTGCAGCAGCTCGGGCCCGTTCACGATCCCGCCCGGCTACACACCGGCGGGCTCGCCGAACGGCGTCGTGATCGTGCGCACGGAGCTGCTCACCGCCGACGGCTCACCGTTCACGGCCGGGCCGGCGCGCGCCACGCTGCGCTGGCACCACGAGGAGAGCGGCAAAGACGTGGTGCTGGAGGCGGCCAACGAGGGTCCGCTGGCCGACTTCTGGGTGTCTCTTCCCGGCGGTCACTACCGCATGGTTGCCACTCGCGGCGACGGCGTGGCGCAGCGCTGGTACGTGCTGCGTTTCCGCGTCGAGCCGGGCGCGGTGGTGTACGCCGGGGCGATCCACGTGGTGGCGCCCGACAACTCGTCGTTCACGCTCGAGGACGAGTACGACGCGGCGGTGGCGCGCTTCCGCGCGAGTCACGCGGAGCTGGCGGACGGCGTGAAGAAGTCGCTGGTCGAGCTCTTGCGCTGCCGCACCGGCTCGCCGTGCGAGCCGCAGAGCTGGCCTGCCAGCTAGCGGCTGCGCCGCCGGGCCGGGACCTTGCCGCCGGCGCGCCGGGCCTCCGATAGCCCGATCGCGATCGCCTGCTTGCGGCTGGTGACTCGTTTGCCCGAGCGGCCGGAGCGCAGCTGGCCGTGCTTCATCTCGTGCATCGCGCGCTCGACCTTCCGGGCCGCCTTGGGGCCGTAGCGGCGAGCCCTCTTACGTGTGGCCATGATTCCGAACCTCCGCGTTGTACAAATCCCGCCGGCGGCCGCCCCGTGGGGCGCCGCGCTGCGGGCCGCGCGGATTCAGTGCACGCGCGGTGCCGGAGTATGCGTGACCAGCGATTGCAGCTCGGCGAGCTCGACCGGCTTCACCAGGTGACCGTCGAAGCCCGCCTCGCGCGTCTTCTGGCGGTGCTCGGGCTGGCCCCAGCCGGTGAGCGCGATCAGCACCGTGTCTGCCAGCTCGGGCTCGCGGCGGACCCGGCTCGCGATCTCGAAGCCGTCCATGCCCGGCATGCCGAGGTCGAGCAACACCACCTCGGGACGGCGCGCGCGCACGGCTTCGAGCGCGGACTCGCCGTCGTAGGCCACCTCGGCGTCGATGCCCTGCAGGCGCAGCAAGAGCGCCAGGCTGTCGGCGGCGTCGCGGTTGTCGTCCACGACCAGGAAGCGGCGGCGCGCGGCAAAACCGGGTGAGTCACTGGAGTCCTCGGCGGCCCGCTCGGGCAGAGACTCGCTCGAGGCGAGCGGCAGGCGCACGGTGAACTCGCTGCCGGAGCCCCAACCCGTGCTCTCGACGCTGACGCTGCCGCCGTGCATCTCGACCAGCCGCTTCACGAGCGCCAGCCCGATTCCGAGCCCGCCCTGCGCGCGGCCCAGCGTGCGGTCCACCTGCGTGAACAGGTCGAATACGCGCGGCTGCATCGCGGGCGGGATGCCGACGCCCGTGTCGCGCACCGAGATGGCCACCGACCGGCCCTGGCGCTCGGCACGCAGCCAGATCGCGCCGCCCTCCTCGGTGTACTTCGCCGCGTTGTTCAACAGGTTCGCCAGCACCTGCGAGAGCCGCACGGCGTCGGCGTCGAGCGCGATCGGCTCGGACGGCAGGTCGAGCTCGAGCCGGTGATGCGCGCGTTCGATCGCAGGCCGGCTGGTCTCGAGCGCCGAACGCACGATCTCGTGCAGCGCCACGCGCTCGCGCCGCAGCTCGATCTTGCCGCTGGTGATGCGCGCGACCTCGAGCAGGTCGTCGACCAGCCGGATCAGGTGAGTCACCTGGCGGTCGAGCATCTCGTGCACGCGCTCGCTCTGCGGCCCGTCGCCGGCGAGGCGCAGCACGTGGAGCGAGTTGCGGATCGGCGCGAGCGGGTTGCGCAGCTCGTGCGCCAGCATGGCGAGAAACTCGTCTTTGCGGCGGTCGACCTCGCGCAAGACGTGCTCGACCTGCTTCTCCTTGTCGACGTCGAGCACCGACCCCACGTAGCCCAGGAATTCGCCGTTCCTCCCGAAGCGCGGCGCGCCCGAGCCGATCACCCAGTGGTAGCCGCCGCTCGCGTGCACCATGCGGAACTCGATGCGGAAGCTCGCCGGCACCGGCGTGGGCGCGAAGACCGCGCGCGTGCGCTCGACGTCGTCGGGATGGAGCGCGTTGGCCCAGCCGAAGCCCAGCCCCAGCTCGATCTGCCGGCCGGTGAGCGAGGTCCAGGCCTCGGACAGGAAGGTGCAGTAGCCGTCGGGCTGGGTCATGTAGATGATGGCCGGTGAGTGGACGGTCATCGCGCGCAGCCGCTCTTCGCTCTCGCGCAGCACGTCCTCGGCCTGCATGCGCGCCGTGACGTCGATCGCCACGCCGCCCACGAACGCGGCCTCGCCGTCGGGCCCGGGGATCGGGAACTTGGCCACGAGTGAGTGGTGCGGGCCGTCGGGGTGCTCGAGTGTCTCGATCGTCTCGATGCCCTTGCCGTGCGCGAGCGCCGCCGCGTCGTTGCTGCGGAAGCCCTCCGCCACGTCGGCCGGGAAGATCTCGAAGTCGTCGCGGCCCAGGAGCTGCGCGCGCGGCAGCTGGAACGCCTGTTGCGCCTCGTCGTTCACGAACACGTAGCGGCCATCGAGGTCCTTGATCCACGCCAGGCCGGGCAGGCGCTCCATGAACTTGCCGAAGCGCCGCTCGACCTCGCCCAGCGCAGTCTCCACGCTGCGCAGCGACAAGGTCTGCAGCGCGAGTGACCCGAAGCGCGCCAGGCTCGTGAGCACGCGCACGTCTTCGCGGTCGAAGCGCCGCCCGAGCTCGTGGGAGACGACCCAGAGCGTGCCGCGCGGCTCGTCACCCACGAGGAACGGCACGAGCAGCCCCTCGACCACCGGGGGCGCGAGCGTCGCCGCGAGCGGAAAGTGTTTCGCGAGGTCGCGCAGCAGCATGGGCTCCTTGCGCTGGAGGACGGCGTCACACGGGCTGCCGGCGCGGGGCACCACGCTGCCGGCCAGTGGAGCGAAGCGGCCCGCCGTCGCGCGCCAGCAGAACACCGGCTCACCGCCGCGCTCCTCGAGGATGCTCGTTCCGGCCGAGTGAGCGCGGCACAGCTCGAGCGCCACGCGCACGAGCTGGTCGAGCACCTCGTGCGGCGAACGCGCCATGCACTCGGCGAGCGCGACCAGCGCACGGTTCTCGGCCGCGTAGTTCGGCCGCCGCGAGCGGCGCCGCTGGAGCTGCGCCGTCGCATCCGCCGTGCCGCGAAGCTGCCGGTCAGATGGCTTCATTTCCTTCCGCAGATCTTCGCGCGAGATGCGCGACCGTGGCAATGCGGGCGCCCGGGCTTCGCACAGCAAGAAGCGTTCCTGGCGCCTCGACCGACGAGTCAGCGCAGGACGTCGGCCATGGCGTACACGCCGGGTGGGCGGCCCACGAGCCAGCGCGCGGCGCGCAGGGCGCCGGCCGCGAAATTGTCCCGCGACAGGGCCCGGTGCGAGAGCTCGATGCGCTCGCCGGGGCCGGCGAAGTACACGGTGTGCTCGCCGACCGAGTCACCGAGGCGGAGTGACTGGAGCCCGATCGCGCTCGGGTCGCGCTTGCCGGTGATGCCCTCGCGCGCGAACACGGCCACCTGCGAGAGATCCTGCCCGCGCACCTCGGCGGCGCGCCGCGCCAGCCCGAGCGCGGTTCCGCTGGGCGCGTCGACCTTCTGGTCGTGGTGCATCTCGAGCACGTCGATCTCGTAGCCCGCCAGGCGGCGCGTGGCCTCGGCGACCAGGTCGGCAAGCACCGCTGCGCCGATCGAGAAGTTCGCGCCGCGCACCAGGGCGATGCGTTCCGCGGCACGCGCGATGCGCGCCTCGCCCTCGGCTTCGATGCCGGTCGTGCCGATCACGGCGGGCAGGCCGCGTGACTCCCAGACCTCGAGCAGCGCGAGCGTCGAGGCCGGGCTCGAGAAGTCCACCGCCACGTCGGCCTGCGCGGCAGCGGCACGCGCGTCGGAGGTGAGCTTCACGCCGGGCGCGAGCTCGGCGCCGAGCTGCGGGTGACCCGCGCGCTCGAGCGCGGCGCCCAGGCGCAAGTCACTCGACGCCGCGAGCGCCCGCAAGAGCCGCTCGCCCATGCGCCCCGCGGCGCCCACCACCAGCACGCGCGTCATGCGCGCGGCAGCTCGGCGAGCACGGCCTCGAGCCGCTCGCGGTTCGCCTTGGAGATCTCGGTCAGCGGCAGCCGGAGCGTCGGGCTCGGGATGCGGCCGAGGATGGCGAGCGCCGTCTTCACCGGGATCGGGTTCGATTCGACGAAGAGCGACTGAGTCACCGGCAGGAGCTCGTAGTGCAGCTTGCGCGCGCGCGCGTGGTCGCCGGCGGCGTGCGCGCGCACCAGCTCCGAGGCGCTGGCTGGAAGCACGTTCGACACGGTCGAGATCACGCCGCGCGCGCCGATCTCGAGCATGGGCAGCGTGAGCGCGTCGTCGCCCGAGAGCACGGCGAAAGCGGGCGCCACCCGGGCGATCGTCTCCGAGGTCGCGATCAGGTCCGCGCCGCACTCCTTCAGGCCCACGACTCCGGGCACGCGAGACAGCCGCGCGCTGGTCTCGGAATCGATGCGCGAGGCCGTGCGTCCCGGGACGTTGTAGATCAGGATCGGCAGCCGGCTCTCCGCGGCCACTGCGCGGTAGTGCTGGAAGATCCCCTCCTGGGTGGGCCGGTTGTAGTAGGGCGAGATCAGGAGCGCCGCGTCGGCGCCCGCCGCGCGCGCGGCCTGGCTGAGCTCGATCGCTTCGCGGGTGGAGTTCGAGCCCGCGCCCGCGATCACCGGCACGCGCTTGCGCGCGACCTGGACCACGTGCTTCACGACCCGCACGTGCTCCTCGTGCGAGAGCGTGGCCGCCTCGCCGGTGCTGCCGCACGGCACCAGCCCGTCGACGCCGCTCGCGATCTGCCATTCACACAGCTTGGCGAGTGACTCGAGGT harbors:
- the dapA gene encoding 4-hydroxy-tetrahydrodipicolinate synthase, with amino-acid sequence MTLQGTYTALVTPFASDGSLDLESLAKLCEWQIASGVDGLVPCGSTGEAATLSHEEHVRVVKHVVQVARKRVPVIAGAGSNSTREAIELSQAARAAGADAALLISPYYNRPTQEGIFQHYRAVAAESRLPILIYNVPGRTASRIDSETSARLSRVPGVVGLKECGADLIATSETIARVAPAFAVLSGDDALTLPMLEIGARGVISTVSNVLPASASELVRAHAAGDHARARKLHYELLPVTQSLFVESNPIPVKTALAILGRIPSPTLRLPLTEISKANRERLEAVLAELPRA
- a CDS encoding ATP-binding protein, encoding MKPSDRQLRGTADATAQLQRRRSRRPNYAAENRALVALAECMARSPHEVLDQLVRVALELCRAHSAGTSILEERGGEPVFCWRATAGRFAPLAGSVVPRAGSPCDAVLQRKEPMLLRDLAKHFPLAATLAPPVVEGLLVPFLVGDEPRGTLWVVSHELGRRFDREDVRVLTSLARFGSLALQTLSLRSVETALGEVERRFGKFMERLPGLAWIKDLDGRYVFVNDEAQQAFQLPRAQLLGRDDFEIFPADVAEGFRSNDAAALAHGKGIETIETLEHPDGPHHSLVAKFPIPGPDGEAAFVGGVAIDVTARMQAEDVLRESEERLRAMTVHSPAIIYMTQPDGYCTFLSEAWTSLTGRQIELGLGFGWANALHPDDVERTRAVFAPTPVPASFRIEFRMVHASGGYHWVIGSGAPRFGRNGEFLGYVGSVLDVDKEKQVEHVLREVDRRKDEFLAMLAHELRNPLAPIRNSLHVLRLAGDGPQSERVHEMLDRQVTHLIRLVDDLLEVARITSGKIELRRERVALHEIVRSALETSRPAIERAHHRLELDLPSEPIALDADAVRLSQVLANLLNNAAKYTEEGGAIWLRAERQGRSVAISVRDTGVGIPPAMQPRVFDLFTQVDRTLGRAQGGLGIGLALVKRLVEMHGGSVSVESTGWGSGSEFTVRLPLASSESLPERAAEDSSDSPGFAARRRFLVVDDNRDAADSLALLLRLQGIDAEVAYDGESALEAVRARRPEVVLLDLGMPGMDGFEIASRVRREPELADTVLIALTGWGQPEHRQKTREAGFDGHLVKPVELAELQSLVTHTPAPRVH
- a CDS encoding DUF6496 domain-containing protein is translated as MATRKRARRYGPKAARKVERAMHEMKHGQLRSGRSGKRVTSRKQAIAIGLSEARRAGGKVPARRRSR
- the dapB gene encoding 4-hydroxy-tetrahydrodipicolinate reductase, translated to MTRVLVVGAAGRMGERLLRALAASSDLRLGAALERAGHPQLGAELAPGVKLTSDARAAAAQADVAVDFSSPASTLALLEVWESRGLPAVIGTTGIEAEGEARIARAAERIALVRGANFSIGAAVLADLVAEATRRLAGYEIDVLEMHHDQKVDAPSGTALGLARRAAEVRGQDLSQVAVFAREGITGKRDPSAIGLQSLRLGDSVGEHTVYFAGPGERIELSHRALSRDNFAAGALRAARWLVGRPPGVYAMADVLR